Proteins co-encoded in one Calditerricola satsumensis genomic window:
- the fabL gene encoding enoyl-[acyl-carrier-protein] reductase FabL — translation MSNREWQGKVALVTGGTRGIGKAIARALAERGCDLALNYLRNRAAAEETKAELEALGVRVHLIRANVADRDKLAALFAEIDAVFGGLDFLVNNAASGVLRPLLELEERHWDWTMDINSKAAFFIAQEAARRMAARGGGRIVNVSSLGSGRVLPYYTAVGVSKAALEAITRYLAVELAPLGIVVNAVAGGAVDTDALKHFPNGAELLAEAARRSPAGRTVTPEDLAKVVCFLLSDDAWMIRGQTLVVDGGQSLLL, via the coding sequence ATGAGCAATCGCGAGTGGCAGGGCAAGGTGGCCCTTGTCACCGGAGGGACGCGCGGGATCGGCAAGGCCATCGCGCGGGCGCTGGCCGAGCGCGGCTGCGATCTGGCCCTCAATTACCTCCGCAACCGCGCCGCCGCCGAGGAGACAAAGGCGGAGCTTGAGGCCCTCGGCGTGCGCGTGCACCTGATTCGGGCCAACGTGGCTGACAGGGACAAGCTGGCGGCGCTCTTTGCGGAAATCGACGCCGTGTTCGGGGGGCTCGACTTTTTGGTCAACAACGCGGCCTCCGGCGTGCTGCGGCCGCTTCTGGAGTTGGAGGAGCGTCATTGGGATTGGACGATGGACATCAACAGCAAGGCCGCCTTTTTCATTGCCCAGGAGGCGGCCAGGCGGATGGCCGCGCGCGGCGGGGGCCGGATTGTGAACGTCAGCTCTCTCGGCTCCGGCCGCGTGTTGCCGTACTACACGGCCGTTGGCGTGTCGAAGGCGGCGCTGGAGGCCATCACACGGTACTTGGCGGTTGAACTGGCGCCGCTGGGCATTGTCGTCAACGCCGTCGCCGGCGGGGCGGTGGACACGGATGCGCTCAAGCATTTCCCGAACGGCGCCGAGCTCCTGGCCGAAGCGGCGCGTCGCTCGCCCGCGGGGCGCACGGTGACGCCGGAAGACCTGGCCAAGGTCGTCTGCTTCCTCCTGTCCGACGACGCATGGATGATTCGCGGCCAGACCCTCGTTGTGGACGGAGGCCAATCGCTGCTCCTTTAG